The Oxobacter pfennigii genome includes the window GCCTGCATCACGGGCATAAGCGTCAGCTCCGATTGAGGATGCAAATTCAGGAGTGATAGGTGCTCCGCCTACCAATACCTTGAATCCTGTCAAACCGCTGGCTTTAATTGTTTCTACTGTTTCTTTCATAGCCGGCATAGTTGTTGTTAAAAGTGCTGAGCAAGCTACCACTTTTACATCAGGATTTGCTTTTATTGTTTCAATGAATTTGTCTGCCGGAACGTCAACACCGAGGTCTATAACATCGAAACCTGCGCTGCCTATCATAAGAGCAACAAGGTTCTTGCCGATGTCATGAAGGTCTCCTGCAACAGTTCCTATAATGCATTTTCCAAGGGAAACTGAACCTTCACCTGCAAGAACAGGTTTTAAAACTTCTACGCCTTTTTGCATTGCTTTACCTGCAACAAGCATTTCAGGAACAAATATTTCTCCTGATGAGAATTTGTCACCTACTACTCCCATAGCTTCAACCATTGCTTCAAGGATAGCAGTTGCTGCTTGTCCTTCGTTCAATGCTTCCTGTACTAAACCAGGAACAACTTTGGTTTTACCGGCTGCGACTCCAGCTTTTACTTCATCAATTTTAGACATTTGTTTTCCTCCCTTTAATAGGCAATAGCAAATTAATGCTCAGCCTGATATTTTAAAATATATTGTAATATATTTGAATCAACAGAATTAGAACATTATTTTGCTTATTCTGTCTATTTCTTCACTTACGCAATCATATACACCAGGATAAACGCTCTCAGGGCCACCCATAGTTGTATTTGGTATGAAGTAGTGTTTGCCATTAGCTTTGCAGGCCCTTTCCACTTCTCCCCTTATAACTTCGCGTGACCAGTCATGTGTATCTACGATACCGTTGTTTATATCGCCCATGAATGTAATCTGACCGCCGTATTTCTTGATTAATTCAGGAATATTGTTTCCTGTCATAGCTCCCTGCCAGATATCTATACCCATTTCAATCATATGAGGAACAAGGTTAGCTGAGTATGAATCGTTGTGGTGAACGATAAGCTGAACACCGTGAGATTTGTAATATCCATATATTTTCTTGAAAGCTGGTACGATGAA containing:
- a CDS encoding corrinoid protein, which codes for MSKIDEVKAGVAAGKTKVVPGLVQEALNEGQAATAILEAMVEAMGVVGDKFSSGEIFVPEMLVAGKAMQKGVEVLKPVLAGEGSVSLGKCIIGTVAGDLHDIGKNLVALMIGSAGFDVIDLGVDVPADKFIETIKANPDVKVVACSALLTTTMPAMKETVETIKASGLTGFKVLVGGAPITPEFASSIGADAYARDAGGAAVKAKELV